A region from the Desulfomarina profundi genome encodes:
- a CDS encoding FadR/GntR family transcriptional regulator encodes MSIKPIKPKRIADQVFEQIRELIYRGDFKPGQQIPPERELAVSMAVSRTSVRNAINRLVTLGLLTQKQGQGTFVSSPDSRKGNPLVAAMGTDEATLDDLLEVRMGLECNAAQLAAQRATDKDLLAMLRSLEEMEEDLSTTDRIGTEPDVAFHMAVAFATKNPVLIYLMRNFYDFLFVGIKKNLSHMFTDRDALVDVLEHHKMVYQAIKERKPEKAFGAMMTHIHYVQDYFRNR; translated from the coding sequence ATGAGTATCAAACCGATTAAGCCAAAACGTATTGCAGACCAGGTCTTTGAACAGATCCGGGAATTGATTTATCGTGGGGATTTCAAACCGGGCCAACAGATTCCACCTGAGCGGGAGCTGGCTGTGTCCATGGCCGTCAGCCGCACTTCTGTCAGAAATGCCATTAACAGGTTGGTTACCCTGGGGTTACTCACCCAGAAGCAGGGACAGGGAACATTTGTCTCCTCTCCGGACAGCCGGAAGGGAAATCCCCTCGTGGCGGCCATGGGGACTGATGAGGCCACTCTTGATGATCTGCTGGAAGTGAGGATGGGGCTGGAGTGTAATGCTGCCCAGCTTGCAGCCCAGAGAGCGACGGACAAAGACCTGCTTGCCATGCTGAGAAGCCTGGAAGAAATGGAAGAAGACCTGAGCACCACTGACAGAATAGGTACTGAACCTGATGTGGCTTTTCATATGGCTGTGGCCTTCGCCACCAAAAATCCTGTTCTCATTTACCTCATGAGAAATTTTTATGATTTTCTCTTTGTCGGTATAAAAAAGAATTTATCCCACATGTTTACGGACAGGGACGCCCTGGTAGATGTACTGGAACATCATAAAATGGTGTATCAGGCAATAAAGGAGAGAAAACCCGAGAAGGCCTTTGGGGCAATGATGACCCATATTCACTATGTACAGGATTATTTTCGCAATCGATAG